The window TGGCCACCACCAGAAAGTCCATGCCGTCTTCTAGCTGCAAGAACCCGAAGGTGTAGCGCGAGATGCCCGACTGGGGATCCTGGCCCACGGTGGCCAGCATCAGGCCGAAGCCGGTGGCAATCAGGGCTTTGAACATATTCTTGCCCGCTAGGGCCGAAAGGGTGGAGAAGCCAAAGACCATCAGGGCGAAATACTCGGCGGGGCCAAAACGAATCGCCCACTGGGCCAGCAAAGGCCCCAGGGTCATGAGGCCCACCACCGAGAGGGTTCCGGCGATAAACGAGCCCCAGGCGGCCATGGCCAGGGCCGGGCCAGCCTGCCCCTGCTTGGCCAGTTTGTGGCCGTCGAGGGCGGTGACCACCGAGGAGGTCTCGCCGGGGATGTTGAGCAGGATGCTGGTGGTGGAGCCGCCGTACATGGCCCCGTAGTAGATGCCCGCCAGCAGAATCAGGGCCGACTCCGGCGGCATCTTGAGGGCAAAGGTGAGGGGCACCAGCAGGGCCACCCCGCTGATGGGACCGATGCCGGGCAGTACCCCGATGAGCGTGCCTACCAGGCACCCCAGCACCACCAGGAGCAGGTTGAGGGGCTGGAAGGCCACCCCAAAACCGTTTAGAAGCGCTTGCAGGATGTCCATGGGCTGCTCCTATCCAAAAACCCGCCCCACCGGCAGGGTTACGCCCAGCGCTTCGGTGAACAGGAAGTAGACCGCCAGCGTAAAGGCCAGCGCCCCGCCCAGGCCTTGCCACCAGCGCGCCCCAAACAAAACCGAGAGCAGGGTCATCTCGAGGGTGGTGGTGAGGATAAAGCCCAGCGGAACCACCAGGTAAGCGTAGGCCACCAGGCTCAAGAGCACCAGCCCCAGCACCGGCCAGAAGCGGGCGGGCGGCCAAGTGGGATCGGGGTCGGGCCTGAAGAGGAGCCACAGGGCCGAAAGCCCCACCAGAAGGGCGATGATGTATGGGAAAGGCCGGGGGCCCAGGGGGTCGGAGAGGAAACCCACCTGCATCCGGCTGGCCTCGAGGCCATACCCCAGGGCCAGTAACAATACCAGGATGCCAACGATGCGGTCGGTCATAAAGGGAGGCTTTAACGCTATAGCCGATAGCCAAAAGCGGTGTGCCCTGGGCTATCGGCCATCTGGTTAGGGGCTACCGGATGATGCCCAGCTCGCGGGAGAGGTTGCGGAACTGGTTCACCTGGCGGTCGATGAAGACCTGGAACTCGGCCCCGATCATGAAGAACTGCCCCAGGCTGTTTTGCTCGCGCACCTTGGCCCACTCGGGGCTGCGTTCGACCTGGCGCAGCGCGTTGGCCCAGAACTCATAGGCGGGGGTAGGCATGTTTTTGGGCACATAGAAACCACGCCAGACCACCCATTCCACGTTGTAACCAAGCTCTTTGAGGGTAGGCACGCTGGCATACGGCGCCGGGAGACGACGGGGCGACATCATGGCCAGCACCCGCACCGTTCCGGCCTCGACCTGGGCGCGAAGCTCGGAGGCATCGCCTGCAAAAACCTGAATAAAGCCCCCCAGCAAAGAGGTCAGGGCCTGGCCGCCGCCGTCGAAGGGGACGTATTTAATCGCGCGCGGCTCGATACCTGCCGCCCGGCCCAGAAGCAACACCTTCATGTGGTCCTGGCCGCCCACCGCGCTGCCACCCCCCACCGCAATTTTGGCGGGGTCGGCCTTCCAGGCTGCCACCAGCTCCTGCATGGTTTTCCAGGGGGCATCGGCCTTGACCGCTACCAGACCAAAGTCGGCGGCCACTGCGCCCAGCCAGCGCACATCGCGCTCGGTAAAGCGGCTGAACTGGCCCTGGGCCAGGCGCACCGTGGTGGCCGGGCTGGCTGCCACAATCAGGTTGGGATCGTCGCTGCGTTGGGTCACCACGTGGGCATAGGCTACCCCTCCTCCACCCCCGGTCATGTTGGTCACCTTGATGGGCTGGTTCACAATCCTGAGATCCTGCATGACCTGCGCCACGCTGCGGCAGGTGAAGTCCCAGCCGCCCCCGGCCCCCGCCGGGGCGATGCACTCGGGGTTACGCGGGGTGAACTGGGCCAGCCCACCTCCAGCCGCCAGCAAAACCACAGCTAAAGTTGCCAATCGTACCATGTGTCCTCCCTTGCCTGAAGCGTTGAGCGTCTATGATTCTATCCAGCCTACCCCACCCGTCAAGACGGCCTGGCGCCCAGCAGAATGGAGCCCTCGAGGCTTTGCAACAAGGCCTCCCTCGAGCGCTCGAGGTGTTTTTGTAAAAAGGCCGCTGCTTCCTCGGCCTGCCCTTGCTGCACCAGCTCAATCAGGTGCAGGTGGTCGCTCAGGGCCTGGTCGGCCCCCTGCGGACGGGTAATCTCCAGGTAGCGGGCCCGGTAGATGCGCTGCAAAACCTGGGCCAGCGAGGCCACCACAAAGCGGTTGCCGGTGAGCTTGGCCAGGGACAGGTGAAAATCGGTGGCCTTCTCCAGTTCGATCTCGGGGTCGAGGTCGGCCTCCACCGAGGCCAGCAGCTCCCGAAGCTGGCGGGCGTTGGGTCGCCGGGCCGCAGCCACCCGAACGATATGGCCCTCGAGCCAGTTGCGAAACTCAAAGGCCTCCTCCAGCTCGGCCAGGTCGAGGGGCGCTACGGTATAGACCCGGCCCGTACGCTGCGCCAGCCCCTCGCGGAAAAGCTGCTGAATGGCGGCCCGAATGGGCGTGCGTGAGACCGCCAAAAGCTCTTCCAGTTTGCGCTCGACCAGTGGTTCGCCGGGCCTGAGCTGTAGCGACAGGATCATCCGGCGCAGGCGACGGTAGGCTTCTTCAGTTTGCGGTGCAAGCATAGTGTATGGAAGATATGCTACCTTTTTTGGTATACCACCTCAACCCGCTGGGCTGTGCTGGCTGGACAGATTCGCCTCAACCAGAGCCAGGATTTTCTGATCCAGCCGTGATAAAGGACGGCTGGCCGGGTTCTCGCCAGCCACCCAGGGCGCTCTGTACACCTCGATGTGCAGCTTGCGGTGGGTAAACTCGTGGCGAAGGCTACCCAGCCGCTCGGCCCGCTCGAGCCCAAAGCGGACCAGCAAACGGGCCAGGGCCCCGGGGCCTTCTTCCATCGGAACCCCCCACAGCCCCCCTAGAATCGGCCCCTGGCGCTGTTCCAGGTAAACCCCACCAGGGCCTTGCAGCACCAGCGCGGTCAGCTCGAGCCGCCTTTGTTTGCGTTCCTTGGCGCCAGGGTAACGCTCGGGCGCTGCCTGGCCCAGGCAGAAGCGGGCCACAGGGCAGCGGCCACAAGCGGGGTTTTTGGGCAGGCAGACCGTGGCCCCCAGCTCCATCAGGGCCTGATTCCAGTCGCCAGGGCTAGGGCCTTGCGACTGTGCAAGCCCAGCCATCAAGGCCTCGGCAGCCTGCTGGATTTGTCCCGCCGTAGGCTTTTCCCAGGCGTACCAGCGTGACAAAACCCGTCGCACATTGCCATCTACCGCTGCCACCGGCTCGCCAAAGGCAATCGAGGCCAGCGCAGCAGCGGTATAAGGGCCGATGCCGGGCAAAGCCCTTAGCGCGCTCGAGGTTCTGGGAAATACCCCGCCAGCAGCAACAACCTGCTGGGCCAGCCGGTGCAGGTTGCGGGCCCTGGCATAGTAGCCACAGCCCTGCCAGACTTTCAAAACATCTTCCTGGTCGGCCCTGGACAGGGCCTCGAGGCTCGGGAAACGCGCTAAAAAGCGCTCGTAATAGGGAATGGTCTGCTCAACACGGGTCTGCTGCAACAGCACCTCCGACAGCAGCACCTTGTAGGGGTCGGTCACCCCCCGCCAGGGTAGTTTGCGCTGGTGCTGCCGGAACCATTCCAACAACACCGTTTGAACACTCGACATAGGCCATGCGCTCCCATTTGTATAGACCCAGGGCGCTTCCCGGCTGACTGTGGCCCCGCCTAGCCCATTAGCTGGCGGTGCACCACCATCAAACACCGGTTCTGCACCACCTGAATCCCGGCCTGTTGCAGGGCCTCGGCAAAGGCCTCGTTTGCAATGCCCGATTGCAGCCAGACCAGTTTGGGCCGGACGGCCAGAATCTCCTCCAGGTGGTCGGGCAGGGCCTCGCTACGACGAAACACCTCCACAATATCCAGGGGCACTGCCAGGTCGGTGAGCTTGCTGACCACGGGCTGGCCCCAGAGCACCTGTCCTGCATAGGCCGGATTAACCGGCAGCACGGTATAACCCTTCCGGGCCAGGTACTCGGGTACATAGAAGGCTGCTTTGGCGGGGTTGGGGTGGGCCCCCAGCACCGCGATGGTGCGGGTCTGGTGCAAAAACGCGCGCAGGTTTTCCATAGCAACTAACCTCATCACCGATTTTTACATGCCCTGGGGGCTGGCCACCGCGAGCACGCAAAAGTTCGACCATCCATAACCGTTTTGCCCCGGAAGTTTTTCCCGCCCAGCCTAGGCGAAACGTTCCGGGTGGGCTGCCCGATAAAGCCGCCAGGCGTCCCAGTCGCGGGGGAGGGCCTGCGCCTCGGCCCAGTACCAGAAGTGCATCAACAGCGAGCGGGCCGTGCGGGTCTCGTGGTAAAAGATGTCTGCCCCCAGCCCCCCAGCCTCCATCAGGCCCGAATCGTAATAGGCCTGCAGGGCAGCTTGCAGGTTATAAGGAATCTGGCGGAAGTCGGCCTGCACATGGTTTTCCCCAATTTCCACCACCACATACTGGGCCCGCACATCGCCGTTGAACGGAGCCCCCACCGCCCCGCTGTTGAGCACCAACGCCTCGCCCAGTTGGTACATGAAGGGGCGATGGGTATGCGAACCCACCAGCAGCCGCGCTGGGTAGTCTTCGCTGATTTCCGTGAGGGTACTCAGGGTCTGGTGTTCGTCATAACCTTCCCGGTAGTGGCGGGGTGAGCCGTGAGTGGCCCGTACCAACACCGGTTCCCCCAGGCCTTCGGCTTTGTCCAGCCCAAAGGTTCGTCGAGGTGCTTCGCCAATGGCAACCTGAAAAGGCAGATTACCCAGCCAGTCCAGGTGGGCCTGGGATAGCTGGGTCACCGACCAGGCGGTGGGCTCGAACAGGGAATCGGTATAAAGGTCTTTTAGAGAAGGATCGCGCTGGGCCCATTTGACCAGTAGGTCGTCGTGGTTACCCAGGGTAAACCAGAAGCCCTCGGGAGCCAAGGCCTGCCCATCTTTAGAAGCGCACAGGTTGAGCAAGCGCTCAAGCACCTCGCGGTTGGAAGGCCCTCGGTTCACGATATCGCCGTTGACAATCACCAGCTGGGGCCGCACTTCCTTCAGGTCGGCCAGGACTGCCTCGAGCGCCGGCAGATTACCGTGAATATCCGACAGAACCGCAATACGCATAGCTTAGTTTGCCGTTGCAAAAGGGTTGCCCTGAATGGTGATAATGCCGGTTACTAAAGCCACCATCGCCAGTACACTTACCACGCTAAGGGCAACCAGCAGCATCCAGAAAAAATCCCGCAGGCCCCACAGCACAGAGGTTTTGGGGGTCTGGCGTAGCACCAGAAAGCCCACCAGCGCGATAATCCACAAAATAGCCAGAACTATCAGGGCTTTACCCACAGTTTACTCATGGTAACAGCTAAAGCGCCCTGCAAATAGCACGGTTCCCACCATTGCGCCACTGCACGCCTCTGCAAATAGAGCGCTTTTCATACGAACCCCGCCTGAATCGTTCCGTAAAAGTGGCCGCCCAGATGGGAGGCCACGTCTGTGAAGGGTGCGATAAGGGCCTTCGCAGGCAGCGCGCTCACTTGCCGCCTGAGGGGTCGGGGTTTTCTTCGCTGGGGTCGCCCTCATCTGAGCCGGCAGCACCGCTATTGGAGGGGGGCGTGGGGGGGCGCTGCGGGCTGGGCGGTGGCGCGGCTTGTCCGGTGTTTACACTGGCCCAGGCATAGGAGGAGCGCAGCAGGTCCAGGTCTTTTTGGTCCACCACCCCGTCGCCATTAAGGTCGCCCTCGAGTTTGGGGGCCTGGAGCTGGGCTGGGGCTGCTGGCTGGGGCTGGACTGCTCCTGGCGGGTTGGGCTGCGCCTGCCCAGGTTGGGGAGGCTGTGCCTGCCCAGGTTGGGTGGATTCGGTTGGGTTGGGGGGCGCAGCCAGAGGGGTGGCGGGTGAACTCCCCTGGGTTTCGGTCTGGCCTGGCGGTGGGGTACCCGGGGTGGGGGGCGGGTTGGTTGCAGGGGCTTGTGGGGTCACGGGCGCGGCAGTTGAGGCCAGGCGACGACCCCAGTTGCGGGCGATGGCCTCGAGGTCGCTGTACCTGTACTGGCCCTGGGTGCTCACGCGGGTGATGGCCTGGGCGTTGCCGGCCAGTTTGCCGTTTTTGTCATAAAAGGCCACCCTGGTCTCGCGGAAGCTCGAGTCGGGGCGTACTTTTTTGTCGGGCAGGGGGGTAGCGGTAAAGCGAAAGGCCTCGAGGTCCTTGCGCGGACTGGTAAACACCGCATCAATATCGAGGAGGCCATTTTCTTGGTCGTAGCGCAGCACATACAACAGGCTGGCATCGGCCTTGAAGCTATCCGGGGTGAATTGCAGGTCTTTGAGCGGAATTTGCGCCTGGAAGCCTCGAGCCTCCCTATCGCGCACCCGCCACAGGTAGGGGAAGGGGTCGGATACCTCCGCCAGTGGAAAAACCTGGTCGAGCCGGGGGGGTGGGGTTTCCCCAATTACCAGGGTTACTTTCTGGGTACGGTTGGAGAGGTTGGCGTCCTCTACGCTAACCGTAAGCTCGAAGCT is drawn from Meiothermus cerbereus DSM 11376 and contains these coding sequences:
- a CDS encoding GntR family transcriptional regulator, translated to MLAPQTEEAYRRLRRMILSLQLRPGEPLVERKLEELLAVSRTPIRAAIQQLFREGLAQRTGRVYTVAPLDLAELEEAFEFRNWLEGHIVRVAAARRPNARQLRELLASVEADLDPEIELEKATDFHLSLAKLTGNRFVVASLAQVLQRIYRARYLEITRPQGADQALSDHLHLIELVQQGQAEEAAAFLQKHLERSREALLQSLEGSILLGARPS
- a CDS encoding CoA-binding protein codes for the protein MRLVAMENLRAFLHQTRTIAVLGAHPNPAKAAFYVPEYLARKGYTVLPVNPAYAGQVLWGQPVVSKLTDLAVPLDIVEVFRRSEALPDHLEEILAVRPKLVWLQSGIANEAFAEALQQAGIQVVQNRCLMVVHRQLMG
- a CDS encoding metallophosphoesterase family protein, with translation MRIAVLSDIHGNLPALEAVLADLKEVRPQLVIVNGDIVNRGPSNREVLERLLNLCASKDGQALAPEGFWFTLGNHDDLLVKWAQRDPSLKDLYTDSLFEPTAWSVTQLSQAHLDWLGNLPFQVAIGEAPRRTFGLDKAEGLGEPVLVRATHGSPRHYREGYDEHQTLSTLTEISEDYPARLLVGSHTHRPFMYQLGEALVLNSGAVGAPFNGDVRAQYVVVEIGENHVQADFRQIPYNLQAALQAYYDSGLMEAGGLGADIFYHETRTARSLLMHFWYWAEAQALPRDWDAWRLYRAAHPERFA
- a CDS encoding Bug family tripartite tricarboxylate transporter substrate binding protein, whose product is MVRLATLAVVLLAAGGGLAQFTPRNPECIAPAGAGGGWDFTCRSVAQVMQDLRIVNQPIKVTNMTGGGGGVAYAHVVTQRSDDPNLIVAASPATTVRLAQGQFSRFTERDVRWLGAVAADFGLVAVKADAPWKTMQELVAAWKADPAKIAVGGGSAVGGQDHMKVLLLGRAAGIEPRAIKYVPFDGGGQALTSLLGGFIQVFAGDASELRAQVEAGTVRVLAMMSPRRLPAPYASVPTLKELGYNVEWVVWRGFYVPKNMPTPAYEFWANALRQVERSPEWAKVREQNSLGQFFMIGAEFQVFIDRQVNQFRNLSRELGIIR
- the mutY gene encoding A/G-specific adenine glycosylase, with amino-acid sequence MSSVQTVLLEWFRQHQRKLPWRGVTDPYKVLLSEVLLQQTRVEQTIPYYERFLARFPSLEALSRADQEDVLKVWQGCGYYARARNLHRLAQQVVAAGGVFPRTSSALRALPGIGPYTAAALASIAFGEPVAAVDGNVRRVLSRWYAWEKPTAGQIQQAAEALMAGLAQSQGPSPGDWNQALMELGATVCLPKNPACGRCPVARFCLGQAAPERYPGAKERKQRRLELTALVLQGPGGVYLEQRQGPILGGLWGVPMEEGPGALARLLVRFGLERAERLGSLRHEFTHRKLHIEVYRAPWVAGENPASRPLSRLDQKILALVEANLSSQHSPAG
- a CDS encoding putative Ig domain-containing protein, translating into MRKLPVLGRVLLLGWLASFGILLASCGSDSQNNQSRQPLRLTLRFETGYVDEPYNTTLTADGGVRPYRFTLEGNLPKGLIYSNGRISGTPQEKGSFELTVSVEDANLSNRTQKVTLVIGETPPPRLDQVFPLAEVSDPFPYLWRVRDREARGFQAQIPLKDLQFTPDSFKADASLLYVLRYDQENGLLDIDAVFTSPRKDLEAFRFTATPLPDKKVRPDSSFRETRVAFYDKNGKLAGNAQAITRVSTQGQYRYSDLEAIARNWGRRLASTAAPVTPQAPATNPPPTPGTPPPGQTETQGSSPATPLAAPPNPTESTQPGQAQPPQPGQAQPNPPGAVQPQPAAPAQLQAPKLEGDLNGDGVVDQKDLDLLRSSYAWASVNTGQAAPPPSPQRPPTPPSNSGAAGSDEGDPSEENPDPSGGK
- a CDS encoding tripartite tricarboxylate transporter TctB family protein, translating into MTDRIVGILVLLLALGYGLEASRMQVGFLSDPLGPRPFPYIIALLVGLSALWLLFRPDPDPTWPPARFWPVLGLVLLSLVAYAYLVVPLGFILTTTLEMTLLSVLFGARWWQGLGGALAFTLAVYFLFTEALGVTLPVGRVFG